A single genomic interval of Prionailurus viverrinus isolate Anna chromosome A2, UM_Priviv_1.0, whole genome shotgun sequence harbors:
- the DNAJB9 gene encoding dnaJ homolog subfamily B member 9, protein MATPQSVFVFAICILMITELILASKSYYDILGVPKSASERQIKKAFHKLAMKYHPDKNKSPDAEAKFREIAEAYETLSDANRRKEYDTLGHSAFTNGKGQRGNGSPFEQSFNFNFDDLFKDFGFFGQNQNTRSKKHFENHFQTRQDGSSRQRHHFQEFSFGGGLFDDMFEDMEKMFSFSGFDTTNRHTVQTENRFHGSSKHCRTVTQRRGNMVTTYTDCSGQ, encoded by the exons ATGGCTACTCCCCAGTCAGTTTTCGTCTTTgcaatctgcattttaatgatAACGGAATTAATTTTGGCCTCCAAAAGTTACTATGATATCTTAGGTGTGCCAAAATCAGCATCAGAGCGCCAAATCAAGAAAGCTTTTCACAAGTTGGCCATGAAGTACCATCCTGACAAAAATAAGAGCCCTGATGCTGAAGCAAAATTCAGAGAGATTGCAGAAG catATGAAACACTCTCAGATGCTAACAGGCGAAAAGAGTATGATACACTTGGACACAGTGCTTTTACTAATGGTAAAGGACAAAGAGGTAACGGAAGCCCTTTTGAGCaatcatttaactttaattttgatGACTTATTTAAAGACTTTGGATTTTTTGGTCAAAACCAAAACACTCGGTCCAAGAAGCATTTTGAAAATCACTTCCAGACACGCCAGGATGGTTCCAGTAGACAAAGACATCATTTCCAGGAGTTTTCTTTTGGAGGTGGACTGTTTGATGACATGtttgaagatatggagaaaatgttttcttttagtggTTTTGACACCACCAATCGGCACACAGTACAGACTGAAAATAGATTCCATGGATCTAGCAAGCACTGCAGGACTGTCACACAACGAAGAGGAAATATGGTTACTACATACACTGACTGTTCAGGACAGTAG
- the THAP5 gene encoding THAP domain-containing protein 5 produces MPRYCAAICCKNRRGRNSKDRKLSFYPFPLHDKERLEKWLKNMKRDSWVPSKYQFLCSDHFTPDSLDIRWGIRYLKQTAIPTIFSLPEDNQEKDPSKKISQKKKLDDEKEVCLKAKSQESFASNELKKNTVNTDILPEHTELLNSSTLVKPPAAKTEGIQNNILTLNLIKQDIGKPASTWETSVTQNIGGFHTSFENLNSTTITLTTSNSEDIQPSLETQEVLEITTNHLANANFTNNSVEIKSAQESPFLFSTITQTVEELNTNKESVIAIFVPTENSKPTIDSFVPAQKETVEMEDLDVEDSLYKDVDYETEVLQIEHSYCRQDINKEHLWQKVSKLHSKITLLELQEQQTLGRLKSLEALIRQLKQENWLSEENVKIIENHFTTYEVTMI; encoded by the exons ATGCCTCGCTATTGCGCAGCGATTTGCTGTAAGAACCGTCGGGGACGAAACAGTAAGGACCGGAAGCTGAGTTTTTATCC gtttcCTCTACATGACAAAGAAAGACTTGAAAAATGGTTAAAGAATATGAAACGTGATTCATGGGTTCCCAGTAAATACCAGTTCCTGTGTAGTGACCATTTTACTCCTGACTCTCTTGACATCAGATGGGGTATTCGATATTTGAAACAAACTGCAATTCCAACAATATTTTCTTTGCCTGAAGATAATCAG gaaaaagaCCCTTCCAAAAAAATatctcagaagaaaaaattagatGATGAGAAAGAAGTATGCCTAAAAGCCAAGTCACAAGAATCATTTGCATCAAATGagctaaagaaaaatacagttaatACAGATATTCTCCCTGAACACACAGAATTACTTAACTCTTCTACCTTGGTGAAGCCACCAGCTGCAAAAACAGAAGGTATACAAAATAACATATTAACTCTTAATCTGATTAAACAAGATATTGGAAAACCAGCATCTACCTGGGAAACATCAGTTACCCAAAACATAGGTGGTTTTCACACATCTTTTGAGAATCTCAATTCTACAACTATTACTTTGACAACTTCAAATTCAGAAGATATTCAACCATCTTTGGAAACCCAAGAAGTACTCGAAATCACTACGAATCATCTTGCTAATGCAAACTTTACAAATAATTCTGTGGAAATAAAGTCAGCACAGGAAAGTCCATTCTTATTCAGCACAATTACTCAAACAGTTgaagaattaaatacaaataaagaatctGTTATTGCCATTTTTGTACCCACAGAAAATTCCAAACCTACGATTGATTCTTTTGTACCTGCTCAAAAAGAAACTGTGGAAATGGAAGATCTAGACGTTGAAGACTCCTTATATAAGGATGTAGACTATGAGACAGAAGTTTTACAAATTGAACATTCTTACTGCAGACAAGATATAAATAAGGAACATCTCTGGCAGAAAGTCTCTAAACTACATTCAAAAATAACTCTTCTTGAGCTACAAGAACAACAGACTCTTGGAAGATTGAAGTCTTTGGAAGCTCTTATAAGGCAGCTAAAACAAGAAAACTGGCTATCTGAAGAAAATGTCAAGATTATAGAAAACCACTTCACAACATATGAAGTTACTATGATATAG